AGGAGAAGGTTGCCGATATCACCGCCCGCGCCATGAATGGGGAAATCGCCTTCGAGCCGGCGCTGCGCGAGCGTGTCGCGCTCTTGAAGGGACTGCCGCTTTCAGTTGTCGATGAGGTCATCGCCAAGCGCATCACGCTGACGCCAGGCGGCCCCGAGCTGATCGCCACCATGAAGGCGAAAGGCTATTACGCTGCCCTTGTTTCCGGCGGCTTCACCGTCTTCACCAGCAAGATCGGCGCCACCCTCGGCTTCGACGAGAATCGGGCAAATGTCCTGCTGGAAGAAAAGGGTCTCCTGACCGGCCTCGTCGAAGAACCCATCCTCGGTAAGCAGGCCAAGGTGGACGCGCTGAATGACATCGCCGAAAAGCTCGGTATCTCCGCCGATGACGCCATAGCCGTCGGCGACGGCGCCAATGACCTCGGCATGCTGCAGCTTGCCGGCTCCGGCGTGGCACTTCACGCCAAGCCGACGGTTTCAGCACAGGCCAGGATGCGCATCGACCACGGTGACTTGACCGCCCTGCTCTATATCCAGGGCTACCGCAAGACGGACTTCGTCAAACCATAGAGCAGCGCAAATCGCCGAGCTCGGGGACCGCAGATGATCATTACCGAAACCGAACGCCTCATCATCCGCAATTGGCGCGAAGGGGATCGCGACCTGGCCTTGGAGATCAATTCCGACGAGGCGGTCATGGAGTTCTTCCCGTTCCGCCGCAATCGCGCGGAAGCGGACGCCTTCTTCGATCGCGTCCAGTCGATGATCACGGAAACCGGGCTCGGTCTCTATGTGCTGGAGCTCAAGACCAGCGGC
The Rhizobium sp. 11515TR DNA segment above includes these coding regions:
- the serB gene encoding phosphoserine phosphatase SerB encodes the protein MAFVATLIANPSNPVLVPAIAEEAADAVKASGLYWLADGIACDIALRDGTDIEAAEANILAVIGSEPIDLVIQQAETRRKKLLIADMDSTMIGQECIDELAAEVGLKEKVADITARAMNGEIAFEPALRERVALLKGLPLSVVDEVIAKRITLTPGGPELIATMKAKGYYAALVSGGFTVFTSKIGATLGFDENRANVLLEEKGLLTGLVEEPILGKQAKVDALNDIAEKLGISADDAIAVGDGANDLGMLQLAGSGVALHAKPTVSAQARMRIDHGDLTALLYIQGYRKTDFVKP